Sequence from the Laspinema palackyanum D2c genome:
TCCGAGAATTTGCAGGTTAGCAGCAACGGCCAGTTGTGAGGCCGCGGGTTCTAAAAAGGGTAAGCTATCCTCGTCCAATATATCTCGCGCTGATGCTGTAATTTCGGGGATTAAAGTTGAGGCCAGGTCAACTTGTAATCCTCCCACATTCGGTAGCACGTTGTTGTCAATATTCAGGGGAATATTCACCTGATTTTCGGTGGTTCCGGTATCAACAACCGTCTCACTGACCGTGAGTTGTCGGACCGATAAGGGAACCTCGAAGGCATCTCCCTCCCGGTTTAGTTGACTGACAAAGCGCACCGTTCCTTCGCCAGTGGTGGCAGATTGCATGGGGAAGCGATAGGCGCGGGTTCCCGCTGCGGCCTGGGTTTGCAAGGTTTGAGTATTGGCAGATTTGTCAGCAAAATTCAGGTTCTCACTCACGGAACCTTGGAGTTGTAAGCGGCCTTTTTCTCCGGTGGTGTTGGTGATGGCAAGACCGCCTGAGAAGCGATCGCCGGGTCGCACAAATTGCGGTAATAGAGGAGTTGCCATCAGGGGTTTACTGGAAATAAAGGTATTTTCTCCATTTCCAAAGCGCATATCTGTTGTTGTAGCAACGGCCATGACTCGCCAGGTGGTTAAATCATCTGGAAGTGAGAAACTCACGGTCGCCCGTCCGTTGCGATCGCTCATCACGGACCCATTGTAATAGGCCAAGGGTTTAAACTCCGTGCGAATTCGGGTACTTCCTGAACCGGCAGAAAATCCGCCTCCGTATCCCCAGCCTTTTTGCAAAGGAGAACTCAGGGGAGATAGCACAACATTGAAGCGGTTATCACTCCAGCTTGTGGAAATCGGTTGTTCTGCATACACTGTATCCACTAAGTTAGGGGGACGATATCCGGTGAGTTGTAAGACAGCCTCATTGACCACCATCACCGTTAATTGGCCTTGGACGGGACGATTTTGGCTGTCGGTAACTTGCAGTTGGACGGTTTCCTGGGTCCCGGGTTGGACCGTTGCTTGGGTGGGAGTGACTTGGACCTTGAGATATTTTTCCCCTAAATCGGTTTTAAACGGTGCAAACCCGATTTTGACCAAATCTTCCAAGTTGGCCGGTTCCACTTGGTCTAAGGGCGGTCCTTGGCGGATGAGGACTGCTTCCACTGCGGCATTGGGGAGCATTTCCGGGGTAACTTTAAATTGAATTTGCGGTGCACCGCCACTGACTTTGGTGGTGGTTTGATACAAGGGTTGATCTCGCACAACGGCGAAGTAGAGTTCTGCTTCGGGGTAGGGAGACTGGATTAAGGCGGTGGCAATGTCACCGGGTTGGTAGTTGTCTTTGTCGAGTTTGACTTCTAGGAAGTTCTCGCGATCGCTACGTCGTCCCCAACTTACTCCCCGGGTTCCGGTGGCCCAAATTTGCACATCGGTGGTGGTGGCGTCGGTTTTGGCGTTGGCAAGGTTGACCCGAATCCGATAGGAACCTGCTTCGGGAGGGGTGAGAGAGACGGTTTTCGGGGTATTGCCGGTTTTGACAGTTTCCGTGGCGACGGTTTCATATTCCACCTGATAGCGGGGGGTCCGACTGCCTTCGACTACTCGGGTGACGCTGCTGTAATCCATTTTTTGCAGTTCCACCCGCAGGGTTTGTCCGTTGACGGCAGTTCCGGTGGGGTCGGTGACGATCGCCTCGATGGAAAAGGGTTTCCCGGCATCGGCGACAAAGTTGCTTTTCACACCGATTAATTTGTCGCTGGGTAAGGCAGTTACGCTTTGAGAATTAGCAACGGAAAGATTAGAAATATCCGTGACTTCTGCATCAATCCGATAGGTCATGGGATAGGGTAAATCCCGGTCAATGGTGAAGTTTAAGGTATTGGAACCGCTGTTGTCTAAAATAGCGGTTTGTTGGAGGACTTCACTGGGAATTTCCGGTTGTTCTTCGGGCCAAAACCATTGGCGACCAAAGGTGAATCCGGGCCAACCGGGAGGGGTGAAGTCAGCGGGCGATCGCGTGATGTAATATTTGGCATTTCCCCCGGCAACTGGGGAACCAAACAGATAGTTACTCTCTGCTTTGGCCTGGATTTTTTCATTACTCAGGGCGTAGGTTTTATCCAGGGCGAGTTGCACTTGGAAGTTCGGCGGTTTAAATTCAGCAATGCGGAATTCTCCATTGAGTTCTACCTCGTTGTTGGATTTGGCGACAATGGAATAGTATCCCAAAGGCAGACTGCTATCGAGGGGAACTTCTAAAGAAAAGGTGCCAAATTCATTGGTGGTTTGGCTTCCCAGGGCGGTTGCGTTGCCGTCGGGGTCGCGCAAGGTGACGGTATAAGCGGCATTTTTATGCTGGATTAAATCGCCATTTTCCAGATAGTAAGCGACGGCAGTGAACTCGGCGGTTTCTCCGGGTTTATAGAGTTGGCGATCGCTAAAAATTGTCCCGCGAGATAGGGGTTTTCCGGCATTCCATCCGCCATCAATGCCATATCCATAAGCGCCGCTATATTGCCAAATGCGGGTATAGGCCCAATCTTGGTTTTCTCGGGCGACGGCGAGTAATTCCGGTGGGTCTTCTGCACTCTGGCGGCAGCGTTGCACCTGCTGGGAATTTAAGACTAAAATTCCGGTGGCATTGGTGGTTCCGGTGGCACAGGGAGTCACGGGCGATCGCGTGGTAGCATTGGTTTGAGATTGATAAATTTCCACCCTTGCACCGCCAACGGCTGACCCATCAGACAGATGATTAACTTTCACCAGTCCAGTATCGGGAAACCACTGACTAAATACGCCTAAGTTGGTGAGTTGAACCATCCCATAAAAGTTAGGTTCATTCCATTTTTGTTGCCCCTCTTCTTGATAAGAATTGGTACGCGCTTGAATCCCATAGGCTAACATTCCTGTGCTTCTACCCAGGCGTTCTTGTAAGGGAATCGCCACGGTAGCCGTCTGATTTTTAGGAAGAGATGAAATGGGGAAAGTTTGCCAATTACTGGGGTTTGGTAACAAGTCCGTCTCATTCCCTCGGGGATAAGCGGAATCGGTAAAGACTAAATCCGTCGGTTCGACAATTCGATAGGCGGCTTTATAGGCCGAATTCGGTAGATTAACTGCCGAAAGTGTCAATTCTAAATCTTTGCCCGTGGGGAAAATATTTAAGTCTGAAGGGGCCCAAATTTCTGCAGCTAAATCTCCGGTTTGGTGATTTAGCGTAATCGGTTTCCCTAACTTTTGTCCATATTTATCCTGAACTTCTGACC
This genomic interval carries:
- a CDS encoding alpha-2-macroglobulin family protein; this translates as MRLIRRTWTWFILGLLLSFTIAACNLFQTASTFKQLPAVAPLATPQLPDWIEEISPTGEADPLAQIRIRFKDPVIPLESLDSPEQTAKLNQFQMTPELPGQFRFLTPRMVGFQPDEALPKATRIQITLKAGFADLNNHQLSQDLAWTFNTEPIKLTNLPTSDPPDEYTEPEWIDLKQPLEFTSNVPLNLNSLKQHVKLVPVGRNEGVSLQVDSVDSEEDLTASSALEFDPSLRTWTYQITPQRELEKGTAYRVEVSPGLEPARGNLVSDRPFSSQVKTYEAFQFQGIELYGKPDYGFAYGRFLNGTPQLKFNNWIDPASLENQITINPPPKTEAKLLQSYPNSNLVTLNPWVLEPATQYTINIGSEVQDKYGQKLGKPITLNHQTGDLAAEIWAPSDLNIFPTGKDLELTLSAVNLPNSAYKAAYRIVEPTDLVFTDSAYPRGNETDLLPNPSNWQTFPISSLPKNQTATVAIPLQERLGRSTGMLAYGIQARTNSYQEEGQQKWNEPNFYGMVQLTNLGVFSQWFPDTGLVKVNHLSDGSAVGGARVEIYQSQTNATTRSPVTPCATGTTNATGILVLNSQQVQRCRQSAEDPPELLAVARENQDWAYTRIWQYSGAYGYGIDGGWNAGKPLSRGTIFSDRQLYKPGETAEFTAVAYYLENGDLIQHKNAAYTVTLRDPDGNATALGSQTTNEFGTFSLEVPLDSSLPLGYYSIVAKSNNEVELNGEFRIAEFKPPNFQVQLALDKTYALSNEKIQAKAESNYLFGSPVAGGNAKYYITRSPADFTPPGWPGFTFGRQWFWPEEQPEIPSEVLQQTAILDNSGSNTLNFTIDRDLPYPMTYRIDAEVTDISNLSVANSQSVTALPSDKLIGVKSNFVADAGKPFSIEAIVTDPTGTAVNGQTLRVELQKMDYSSVTRVVEGSRTPRYQVEYETVATETVKTGNTPKTVSLTPPEAGSYRIRVNLANAKTDATTTDVQIWATGTRGVSWGRRSDRENFLEVKLDKDNYQPGDIATALIQSPYPEAELYFAVVRDQPLYQTTTKVSGGAPQIQFKVTPEMLPNAAVEAVLIRQGPPLDQVEPANLEDLVKIGFAPFKTDLGEKYLKVQVTPTQATVQPGTQETVQLQVTDSQNRPVQGQLTVMVVNEAVLQLTGYRPPNLVDTVYAEQPISTSWSDNRFNVVLSPLSSPLQKGWGYGGGFSAGSGSTRIRTEFKPLAYYNGSVMSDRNGRATVSFSLPDDLTTWRVMAVATTTDMRFGNGENTFISSKPLMATPLLPQFVRPGDRFSGGLAITNTTGEKGRLQLQGSVSENLNFADKSANTQTLQTQAAAGTRAYRFPMQSATTGEGTVRFVSQLNREGDAFEVPLSVRQLTVSETVVDTGTTENQVNIPLNIDNNVLPNVGGLQVDLASTLIPEITASARDILDEDSLPFLEPAASQLAVAANLQILGQKYRQALGEFNPTEQANLALDRLQNLQLPDGGFASYPGQTQSDPFLTAYAAESLSQGKTAGFAVDEGMVSRLRGYLQKTLADPGQYSYCTSQSCKNRVRLGALMALSELGERRNDFLADIYAQRNDLDAVAQTKLARYLGQFPDWQTEAQSLSTQRFETVAETGRSATVNLPQGWGWLSSPTTAQAQTLRLAIARETNPTQRDRLLQGLLNQRRQGTWENRYANAEALAALVAYSNTQPTPPNFTATATLGGNTLDSMQFQGYDNSRQFIQVAMDSIPKGQTNLTLNKTGNGTLHYLVEYGYRLPGNQPGRYNGLRVERKISPAGSDKAIAQFGLTKPDKPLTVAAGQVFDIGLEIISDRPVDHVVITDPLPAGFEAVDSSFQTTTSSIKSAQSSWEIGYQNLYSDRIVAYADRLQPGVYTLHYLVRSVTPGIYEWPGAHVHLQYAPEEFGRSASSSLEVKE